The following are encoded in a window of Geotrypetes seraphini chromosome 5, aGeoSer1.1, whole genome shotgun sequence genomic DNA:
- the TMEM169 gene encoding transmembrane protein 169, translated as MAMEDSAQNEIKSAPQSPLQGSLRKSTPAAATVSFEGEATVERRKRRKKEPRPESIIVYRSEGDKLEEEQTEQEGGERSVEEGLKFLGNEGAEGGWNMPLDSRYVTLTGTITRGKKKGQMVDIHVTLTEKELQELTKSKDSCKGELTGGKKTCEVGLEKGPHVLLWSIFCIPVVFVLSFIMSFYYGTITWYNIFLVYNEERTFWHKIIVCPFLIIFYPIIIMALSLSLGLYTAVTQISWSFMEWWHTVRDMEKGFCGWLCSKLGLEDCSPYSIVELLDSDNVSGSLSGRGSAQGVETSTV; from the exons ATGGCAATGGAGGACTCGGCACAGAACGAAATCAAGAGCGCCCCACAGAGCCCCCTCCAGGGCTCCTTGCGTAAATCTACACCAGCCGCTGCAACGGTGTCCTTCGAGGGTGAAGCCActgtggagaggagaaagaggagaaagaaggagCCCCGACCAGAGTCCATCATAGTCTACAGGTCCGAGGGAGACAAATTAGAGGAGGAGCAGACGGAGCAGGAAGGAGGCGAAAGAAGTGTGGAGGAGGGTTTGAAATTCTTGGGCAATGAAGGAGCAGAAG GTGGGTGGAACATGCCATTGGACAGCCGCTATGTAACCTTAACTGGGACCATCACGAGGGGGAAGAAAAAAGGTCAGATGGTTGACATTCACGTAACATTAACCGAGAAAGAACTACAGGAACTCACCAAATCCAAAGACTCCTGTAAAGGTGAATTGACCGGGGGGAAAAAGACTTGTGAGGTTGGCTTGGAGAAGGGTCCCCATGTCTTGCTATGGAGCATTTTTTGTATCCCTGTTGTTTTTGTACTGTCCTTCATAATGTCATTTTACTACGGAACCATCACTTGGTACAACATCTTcctggtttacaatgaagagagaaCTTTCTGGCACAAGATCATTGTCTGCCCCTTCCTCATCATTTTCTACCCAATTATCATCATGGCCCTGTCGCTGTCCTTGGGCCTGTACACTGCGGTTACCCAGATCTCCTGGTCCTTCATGGAGTGGTGGCATACGGTGAGGGATATGGAGAAGGGCTTCTGTGGATGGCTGTGCAGCAAGCTGGGCCTGGAAGACTGTTCCCCCTATAGCATTGTGGAGCTTCTGGATTCAGACAACGTCTCGGGCAGTCTCTCTGGAAGAGGCTCTGCCCAGGGGGTGGAGACTTCCACTGTCTGA